From Xenopus laevis strain J_2021 chromosome 7L, Xenopus_laevis_v10.1, whole genome shotgun sequence, one genomic window encodes:
- the irgq.L gene encoding interferon-inducible GTPase 5, translating into METLSELRLSEDDPCLIGTKNPASITEECCEFSVAVAGSPGVGKTVLIQALLGLTESHPHSNAASLHPTRPGGPLLYIHPSHPGLSLWELPLEDGSPEKWISEADLLLLVTNGQFSAVHIDLAHSALSQGKKLCLVRSQVDCDLHTLKRRMKEMFIREEALQSLCSVTLQPFSDLIQEGEIRLFLVSGYEPWKLDTAGLKAVIEETARMCGRPLSLLQQGYEVIGDKEISELQSALERGGIPEMVRFIQNSLDTLLDTRIDFAFEGGECSVRHSLLNALRGVGDEEDGSAHEKDPEGPIEYPSLKYPKASLWDLPGLEKHEFQVKDYLEHVNINHYDFIFLLVTNGTEATDNFKSLLSELKKEGKKVFLIQACEEVIPMEEERGKNEVFVLCPTKLPGPEFHRLLGNLEKQLSTHKSRAFMLSLPNLSAEVIQKKKDALAHEIWKVALLSSLVACVPVPGVAIACDMSLLTARLDTYRQELGLDASSIASLSQQYGVPVASLMLEIHSPAGKGVTRELVGKMLGTATGLGLEVAGVILHRFPLLGPLATGGIAFHANYSVLGRCLEGMAEDAQRVLEKALKFNSDPMN; encoded by the exons ATGGAGACCCTCAGTGAGTTAAGGTTATCTGAGGACGACCCCTGTCTAATTGGCACTAAGAATCCCGCATCCATCACAGAGGAGTGCTGCGAGTTCTCAGTGGCAGTTGCAGGTAGTCCTGGTGTTGGTAAAACCGTTTTGATCCAGGCTCTCCTGGGCCTGACTGAAAGCCACCCGCACTCCAATGCGGCCTCCCTGCACCCAACAAGACCCGGAGGGCCCTTACTGTACATTCACCCATCTCATCCTGGTTTGAGCCTCTGGGAGTTGCCCCTGGAAGATGGATCTCCTGAAAAGTGGATTTCGGAGGCCGACCTCCTGCTGCTGGTCACTAATGGGCAGTTTTCAGCTGTCCATATAGATTTAGCCCACAGTGCTCTCTCCCAAGGGAAAAAGCTATGTCTGGTGCGCAGCCAGGTGGATTGTGATTTGCACACCCTGAAGAGGAGGATGAAGGAGATGTTTATTCGGGAGGAAGCTCTGCAGTCATTGTGCTCAGTCACCCTCCAGCCTTTTAGTGACCTGATACAAGAAGGGGAGATCCGGCTGTTTCTGGTGTCCGGCTATGAGCCATGGAAACTGGATACTGCAGGATTAAAGGCAGTAATAGAGGAGACCGCCAGAATGTGCGGGAG GCCACTCTCACTGCTCCAGCAGGGGTACGAGGTGATCGGAGACAAGGAGATTTCAGAACTGCAGTCTGCTCTAGAAAGAGGAGGAATCCCAGAGATGGTCAGATTTATCCAGAACAGTCTGGACACTCTGCTTGACACCCGCATTGACTTTGCTTTTGAAGGAGGTGAATGTAGCGTCCGTCACTCTCTCCTTAATGCACTGAGAGGAGTTGGAGATGAGGAAGATGGTTCAGCTCATGAGAAAGATCCAGAAGGCCCAATTGAGTATCCAAGTCTCAAATACCCAAAGGCAAGTCTATGGGACCTACCAGGCCTGGAGAAACATGAATTTCAGGTTAAAGATTACTTAGAACATGTAAATATCAACCACTATGACTTTATATTTCTGCTAGTGACTAATGGAACAGAGGCCACCGATAACTTCAAATCTTTACTCTCGGAGCTCAAAAAGGAGGGAAAGAAGGTCTTCCTTATACAAGCCTGTGAAGAAGTAATTCCAATGGAAGAGGAAAGAGGAAAAAATGAGGTTTTTGTTCTTTGCCCGACTAAACTCCCAGGGCCGGAATTCCATAGATTGCTAGGGAACCTGGAGAAGCAACTGTCCACCCATAAGTCTCGTGCTTTCATGCTCTCTCTCCCAAACCTTTCTGCTGAAGTCATCCAGAAAAAGAAAGATGCACTTGCTCATGAGATCTGGAAGGTGGCTCTGCTTTCAAGCCTGGTGGCTTGTGTGCCAGTTCCTGGAGTAGCCATAGCATGTGACATGTCTTTGCTGACTGCCAGGCTAGACACTTACCGTCAGGAGCTGGGGCTGGATGCCAGTTCCATTGCCTCTCTATCCCAACAATATGGGGTGCCTGTAGCTAGTCTTATGTTAGAAATCCACAGTCCTGCAGGAAAGGGGGTGACTCGGGAGTTAGTTGGCAAGATGCTTGGCACTGCCACTGGCCTTGGTCTAGAAGTAGCAGGAGTCATTCTTCATCGCTTCCCTCTCTTGGGTCCTCTTGCTACGGGAGGAATCGCTTTCCATGCCAACTATAGTGTGCTGGGTCGCTGCTTGGAGGGCATGGCAGAAGATGCCCAGCGAGTGCTGGAAAAGGCTCTGAAGTTCAATTCTGACCCCATGAACTGA